The following is a genomic window from Shewanella avicenniae.
CCGTGACTTACCTCGAACACGAGCAGCAGGTTTATAGCATTCATGCTGATCGAATTCCTGGCATTATGCCGGATGCGTTTGCGGGGAATACCGCTGAACTCGTTGATGGTTACCAGTTGGTGCTTGGTGGTCGTTCACGTCTCGCGGGACGTGTTGGTCAGATGGTGCGGTTGATGCCAAAAGATGAGTACCGTTTCGCAGTCGTGGTGTGGATTGACACTGAAAGCTACTTGCCGCTGCGTTACGACATCATCACCCAAGATAATAAATTGCTCGAACAATTGATGGTGGTTGAGCTGTTTATTGCCGATGAAACACCGTCACTGCTTGAAGATGCGTTCAAGCAAACTTGGCCAGCGGCAATGAGTCCATCGGAGCGCGAAGACGGCCAAAATTGGCAGTTTGATTGGCTCCCCGCTGGCTTCAAAGTTATTGTCCGCGATTCGCACCGGCTATTTAACAGCAAAGAAGCGGTGGAATATGTTGCGCTCACCGATGGTATCAGTAGTATCTCTGTCTATGTGGCGCGAATTGGTGAAGCGCCGTTGCCAGAAGAATTGATCACCCGCGATGGTATCGCCATGGCCACTCGACAAGTTGCTAATCAATATGAAGTGGTAGCGATTGGTAAGGTGCCGAAGGCGACCTTAGTGCGGATCGCAGACAGCATTCGATTGCAGTGAGGACAACATCATGATGGAGCAAGTGGGGAAGGTCATCAGTACCGACGCTGACGGATGGGTCAGAGTAGAAGTACAGATGAAAAGTGCCTGTAGCCACTGCTCTCAAAGTGATTCTTGCGGCACGTCTGCTATTTCCAAAGCGTTTAATCCACGAGTGCAGCAGTTTTCGTTGCCAACCAATGAACACTACGCCATTGGTACCTTGTTAAAACTTGGCTTACCAGAAAGCGTCATATTGAAAGCAGCCGCATTGGTTTATTTGTTGCCGCTGATAGGCTTATTTATCGGCGGTGTGTTGGGCAGTGGGATTGCCGCTTCACTGGACATAAATCTCGATGCAACTAGCGCCTTATTTGCGGTTATTGTGGCGTTGCTTGCTTGGCGTTATGGTAAATATCGTGCAGTGCTCATGGAGCAATCAGCGCAACCGGTTATTTTGGCCAATCTTGGCTGTGCTATTGCTACTGACGGCGTCAATTGCCACTCATAATCTTCTCTTCGTTTTAGGTCATCTCAGCTAATCTGATTGGTATTAATGCGCCGATCGGGTACAATTTCGCACTTTTAGAATTTCTGTCTGATTAGAGTTTTGTCCAGCAGCATAATGAAAAATATTAGAAACTTCTCAATTATTGCCCATATCGACCATGGCAAGTCGACCTTGTCTGACCGCCTTATCCAAGTTTGTGGTGGATTGACTGACCGTGAAATGGCCGAGCAAGTGCTTGACTCTATGGATCTAGAGCGTGAGCGCGGTATTACCATTAAAGCGCAAAGCGTGACCTTGGATTACCATGCCAAGAATGGTGAAACCTATCAATTGAACTTTATTGATACTCCAGGACACGTAGACTTTTCTTACGAGGTATCACGTTCATTAGCTGCTTGTGAAGGCGCATTGTTAGTGGTGGATGCTGGTCAAGGCGTTGAAGCACAAACATTGGCTAACTGCTATACCGCACTTGATATGGATATGGACGTTGTACCTATCCTTAACAAAATTGACTTGCCACAAGCCGAGCCAGAGCGCGTTATTGCTGAAATTGAAGATATCGTCGGTATTGAAGCCAAAGACGCGGTACGTTGCTCAGCTAAAACTGGCGTTGGCGTTGATGAAGTGCTGGAAGTCATTGTGGCGCAAATTCCGCCGCCAGAAGGTGATCCAGATGCACCGCTACAAGCACTGATTATTGACTCTTGGTTTGACTCTTACTTAGGCGTTGTATCGTTAGTACGTATTAAGCACGGTATTCTGCGTAAGGGTGACAAATTTAAAGTCATGTCGACCGGACAGACGCATAACGCTGATCGTGTAGGTATTTTTACGCCAAAGCAAACCGATAAGACTGAACTGAAAACCGGTGAAGTAGGTTTTGTGATCGCGGGGATCAAAGAGATCCACGGCGCGCCTGTAGGTGATACCTTAACGCTGGCCAAAAATGGCGCAGACAAACCACTGCCTGGTTTTAAAAAGGTGAAACCTCAGGTTTACGCCGGTGTATTCACCATCAGCACTGACGACTACGAAAGTTTTCGTGACGCGTTGAACAAGCTGAGCCTGAACGACGCTTCGCTGCAATTCGAGCCAGAAACCTCTTCTGCACTCGGCTTTGGTTTCCGTATCGGTTACCTCGGCTTGCTGCATATGGAAATTATTCAAGAGCGTCTAGAACGTGAATACGATCTAGATCTCATCACCACTGCACCTACGGTAGAGTATGAAGTTGAACTCACCAACGGCGATGTGGTCTATGTTGATAACCCTTCTGAGCTGCCACCACTGAGCAATATTGAAGAAATCCGCGAACCGATTGTTGAAGCTAACATTCTGGTACCAAAGGATTACTTGGGTAACGTCATTACCCTGTGTATTGAAAAGCGTGGTGTGCAAAAGAACATGGTGTATCACGGTAACCAAGTTGCCTTGACCTACCATATTCCTGCAGCAGAAGTGGTGATGGACTTCTTCGACCGTTTGAAATCAACCAGTCGTGGTTATGCGTCGTTGGAATACAATTTTGTGTATTTCCAAGCGGCAGATATGGTGCGCTTGGATGTGTTGATTAACGGTGATCGCGTTGACGCTCTGGCGATGATTCTGCATCGCGAAAACGTGCGTCATCGTGGCTTGGCGTTAGTCGAAAAGATGAAAGAACTGATCCCGCGGCAGATGTTTGATATTGCCATTCAGGCCGCCATCGGTAGCCAAGTGGTTGCACGTTCAACCGTTAAAGCGCTGCGTAAAGACGTAACCGCAAAATGTTACGGTGGTGACGTTTCACGTAAGAAGAAACTGTTGCAGAAACAGAAAGAAGGTAAAAAGCGGATGAAGCAACTGGGCAACGTTGAAGTGCCACAGGAAGCCTTCCTCGCGGTACTCAAGTTGAACGAGTAATCCTTCGCTTCTCTATTACGCTTTTTCATTGCGCCGCGAATTTGCGGCGCTTTGGTTAGTCGACTCAACGGAATTGCTGGGTAGATTAACCAAAGTCGATGAAAAGCCAATTACATTAAGTTATGGCAGGAGACTACTTAATCCATGGCAGCCTATTTCTCGATTTTTTTGGTCATTGTGACCCTCGCGTCTGGCATTATTTGGATGTTAGATGCGTGGCTATTAGCGCCTAAGCGCCGTGCCAGTTTAACCGCTGCAGAGTCACAAACGGCTGGACTGTCTGATGAAAACAAAGCGCATATGTTGCGTGAACCAGCGATTGTTGAAACCGCAAAGTCGATCTTCCCGGTCATCGCCTTCGTCACAATATTGCGTTCTTTCCTGTGGGAACCCTTCCAAATTCCGTCGGGTTCAATGATGCCAACCTTATTGGTGGGCGATTTCATTTTGGTTGAGAAGTTCTCCTACGGCATTAAAGATCCGGTATGGCGGGCTAAGCTGGTGGATACCGGTGAACCTGAGCGTGGCGATATTTTTGTATTTAAGTATCCGCTTGATCCAACTATTGATTACATCAAGCGTGTTGTTGGGTTGCCGGGTGATCGCATCATCTATCGTAACAAGCAACTGTACATCCAACAGGCCTGTAAAGAAGGACAATCACCTTGTCCGCAGCCTGAACAGATCAGCCATAGCGAAGTTAGCCGCGGTGACTTCCTGCAAGATGGTATTCCGCTCATGCGCTATCACGAGCAGTTGGGTGACGTTAACCACGATATTCTGATTAACCCGCTGCGCCCTGAGCCAACAGCATACTATTACCAACAACCTGGCACTGCTGAGGGTGAATACCTTGTGCCAGAAGGGATGTATTTTGCGATGGGTGACAACCGCGATAACAGCACCGATAGCCGTTTCTGGGGCTTTGTGCCTGAAGCCAACCTCGTGGGTAAAGCTGTGTGTATCTGGATCAGTTTTGAGTTTAATCGTAAACCGGATGATGTTCTGCCGCATTGGGTTCCAAGTGGCGTGAGATTCAACCGTATAGGTGGTTTGGAGTAATGGAGCCGATTAAAAATATCGGTCGTTTGTGCCGTACGTTAGGTTATAGCTTTAAAGACGAGTCGTTGCTGTTACAAGCGTTGACGCATCGTAGTGCTGCGAATAATCACAATGAGCGCCTAGAGTTTCTGGGTGACTCAATTTTATCTATCATCATCTCAGATGCGCTGTATCACCAATTTCCAAAAGCCACTGAAGGTGATTTAAGCCGTATGCGCGCCAGCCTTGTGCGCGGTGATACGCTGGCCAAAATCGCTAAAGAGTTCAAGTTGGGTGATTACCTGACGCTGGGCCCTGGTGAACTTAAGAGTGGTGGTTTTCGCCGTGAGTCAATTTTGGCCGATGCGGTGGAAGCTATTATCGGTGCCATCTATCTTGATAGTGAGTTAGAAACGGTGCGTGGCTTACTGCTTGGTTGGTATCAGCAGCGGTTAGAAGAAATTAAGCCGGGCGTTAACCAAAAAGATGCTAAAACCCAGCTGCAAGAGTTTTTGCAGGGTGACAAAAAGCCACTTCCTGAATATGAAGTAGTATTGGTAGAAGGCGAAGCCCACAATCAACGTTTTAAGGTTGAGTGTCGAGTGCAAGATCTGAGTGATGTGGTAATTGGCGAGGGCAGTTCTCGCCGAAAAGCGGAACAACAAGCAGCAGCGCAAGCGCTGGAGTTACTGAAGAAATGAGCAAAACCCCACAAATGCCAGAAAATGAACCGTCGTTAGACGATTTGCTGGCCAAGCTGAACCAGAACGATGAAAGCCCACAATACGATGTCACATACTGCGGTATGGTGGCGATTGTTGGCCGTCCAAACGTGGGTAAATCGACCTTATTAAACCGCTTGCTCGGGCAAAAAGTCAGTATCACCTCACGCAAACCACAAACTACCCGTCACCGCATTATGGGCATTCATACTGACGGTGATTCACAAATTGTGTTTATCGATACACCCGGTCTACACATGGAAGAAAAGCGCGCGATTAACCGCTTAATGAACCGCGCTGCGGCGAGTTCGATTGCCGATGTTGCTATGGTGATTTTTGTGGTTGATGGTCTGGCATGGACTGCTGATGACGAAATGGTGCTGAATAAGCTGCGTCGTGGTGCGAGTGAGCGTAAGACGGTACTGGCGGTGAACAAAGTTGACTTTATTAAAGACAAAGAAGCGCTATTCCCACATCTGGAAGCGTTGCAGCAGAAGTTTGCTTTTGATGAAATATTGCCGATATCAGCAAAAACTGGCACTAACGTGGCTAAGTTGCTGCAATTGGCCAAAGAATGTTTGCCAGAAAGTGTTCATTTCTTCCCAGAAGATTACATCACAGATCGTTCACAACGCTTTATGGCGTCGGAGATTGTGCGTGAAAAGCTGATGCGTTTCTTAGGCGATGAATTGCCTTATGATGCCACCGTTGAAATCGAACAGTTCAAGATGATGGAAAACGGTGTGTATCAAATCAACGCGTTGATTTTAGTTGAGCGCGATGGCCAAAAGCGGATGGTGATTGGTAAAAAGGGCGAGCGTATTCGTACCATTGCCACCGAAGCCCGCATGGACATGGAAAAGCTGTTCGACAACAAAGTATTTCTCGAAGTCTGGGTTAAAGTGAAATCTGGCTGGGCTGACGACGAACGTGCGCTGCGCAGCTTGGGTTATGGTGAAGACTAACCCCTGATGCAACGCGGCTATCTGCTTCATTCCAGCGCTTATCGTGAAAACAGCCAACTGGTGCGGCTGTTGGTCGATAATCTTGGCAGAGTTGATGCCGTAGTGAGGGTAGGATCAGGCAAACGTTCGTTAAAGAGCGTCTTGCAGCCGTTCCAACCCTTACTGTTTGAGTTGTCAGGCCACAGCGATTTGCGCAATATGCAACAGGTTGAAAGTGCGTCCCCGGCAGTTCCGCTGTCCGGGGACGCTTTATATGCGGGCATGTATCTTAACGAGTTATTGATGCGTACCTTAAGTGTCCATCAAAGTGGCGAAAATCTATTTCTGCCCTATCATCGTACACTGCTGCAGTTAGCGCATGAATTTGCCGAACCAACCTTGCGCTATTTTGAAGTGACGCTGATGCAAGATCTGGGGTGTATGCCATCGTTAAACCATGATGCAAGTGGCGAACTCATCGCAACAGACACCCAATATCGCTATCTTATAGAATCGGGATTTATCCGCGGCGAAGGTCGCTACAGCGGCGCCATGCTGGCACGGCTTGCCACAGAATCCTTACGGGATGATGACCTAGTAGGCGCCAAGCACTTAACCCGAACCTTGTTGGCCCCCTTGCTAGGTGAAAAACCGTTAGTCAGCAGACAACTTTTTGCAGGTAGAAAGCGTTAAACTACAAGAATTTCTGATACCGCAAAGGCGTGTATCAGCTGAATACCACTACGAGGATAACAATAAGATGGGCAGGATTTTACTCGGGGTAAATATCGATCATATTGCAACACTGCGACAAGCACGGGGCACTAATTACCCAGATCCCGTTCATGCCGCGGCTGTGGCTGAACATGCAGGCGCAGAAGGCATTACCCTGCATCTGCGTGAAGACCGTCGTCATATCACCGACCGTGATGTGTATGTGATGGCCAAGACCTTAAAAACACGCATGAATCTGGAAATGGCGGTCACGGAGGAGATGCTTGACATCGCCTGTGAAGTTAAACCTGTCTATTGCTGTTTAGTGCCCGAAAAACGTGAAGAGCTCACCACTGAAGGTGGCCTTGATGTCGCCGGGCAACTCGACAAAATGACCGCCGCAGTTAAACGTCTGTCTGACGTTGGGATCAAAGTGTCGCTGTTTATCGATGCGGATAAAACCCAAATCGATGCAGCGGTAAAAGTTGGGGCACCAGTGATTGAAATCCATACCGGTCATTATGCTGATGCAACCACCGATGAAGTGGCTGCAAAAGAGTTGGCGCGGATCACTGAAATGGCGGCTTACGCACATCAGCAAGGCCTGGTGGTTAACGCCGGACACGGTTTGCATTATCACAACGTTAAACCGATAGCGGCTATTCCTGAGTTACACGAGCTAAATATTGGGCATGCGATTATCGCCCGTGCAGCGATTGATGGCTTAGCCAAAGCGGTTGCAGATATGAAGCAGTTGATGCTTGAAGGCCGTCGAGGCGAATAACAGTGGCGATTTTGGGGCTAGGTACCGATATCGTTGAGCTTGCACGCTTTGAAAATATGAGTGAGGCCGGATTGCAGCGGTTAGCCAAGCGGGTACTCACGCCAACTGAACTCACAGTGTTTGAACAGCATGCTCGCCCTGCGCGTTATCTGGCGAAGCGTTTTGCCGTCAAAGAGGCGGCATCCAAAGCGCTAGGAACGGGGATCGGTAACGGCATTTCGTTTCAGCATTTTGAGTCAAGTAATAACAGCTTAGGTGCGCCTCAATTGGTATTTTGTGGGGAAGCAAAACAGCGTTTACCACTGCACGCTAACGTGTGGGTCTCTATCAGCGATGAAAAACATTATGCGGTTGCCACCGTAATAATTGACGGCTGATTTTTAGCACGCGCTGAGAATGAAAAAGGCTTGCATTGCGCAAGCCTTTACTATTTTTAAGCCAACAAAGAGTGCAAGCTATCGCTGAGTTGGATCGTAAAACTCCGGCATCACCCGTACGTTTTTGACCATATTATCTGACACTTCAATAATCTCAATTGGGTAGCCAGCTAAGCGTAAACAGGTATTAGCCGACGGAATATCTTCTAGGTACTCCAAAATTAAACCATTGAGGGTTTTGGGACCATCGGTTGGGAAATCCCAGCCCATCTCTTTATTCAAATCACGAATGTTAATTGTGGCGTCAATGACTAACGTACCATCAGTTTGTGGGGTAATGTCGTCGCTTGGCGCATCAATCATCGATGTAGTGAAGTCACCGACAATCTCTTCCAGAATATCTTCCAAGGTGACCAAACCTTGAATGTCACCGTATTCGTCAACCACCAGACCTAAATGCTCTTTATTTTTCTGGAAATTGGCTAACTGCACGTTAAGCGGAGTGCCTTCAGGAATGAAGTAAAGCTCTTTTACTGCACGCAGCAGAGAGGATTTGGTGAATTGCTCTTTTGCTTGTAAGCGCAGCGCATCGCGCATATGCACGAAACCCACTGCATCATCAATGGTATCGCGGTAGAGCAATACACGCGTGTATGGACTGTTGATAATCTGCTTGTTGATGCTTTTGAAGTCATCGTTGACGTTAATCGCATACAACTCGTTGCGTGGCACCATGATGTCTTCTACCGCCACTTTACCTAAGTCGAGAATTGACAGCAGCATCTCTTGGTGGCGACGCGGGATTAGCGCACCGGCTTCATGCACCACAGTGCGTAATTCCTCTTGGCTCAGCGCATCACTGGTTTTAATCGACTTAATCCCAAATAAACGCAGCATCGCTGAGGTAATCCAGTTCATCATTTTGACGACTGGCAACATGGTGATCAGTAACCATTTCAGCGGCAAACTAGCAGGGAACGCTATTGGCTCTGGGTGTAACGCCGCGAGGGTTTTCGGGGTGACTTCGGCGAAAATCAGAATGACAAACGTTAGCACCAAACCTGAAATCGTCAGCGCCGCTTGTTCGCCAACCACACCATTGAGTAAGCGGGCGCCGATAATTGCCGCTAACTGTGCTGCGAAAATGTTGACGAGGTTGTTGCCGATCAGAATGAGCCCGATGAGACGGTCTGGACGATCAAGTAACTGCTGCGCACGTTTAGCTCCGCTATGGCCATCTCCAGCAAGATGCCGCAAACGGTAGCGGTTCAACGTCATCATTGCGGTTTCAGAACCGGAAAAATACGCAGATATAACTAGTAGCAACGCTAGGATGATGAGCAGCGCGCTGGTCGATATGTCGTCCAAAAAGGGGGCTCCGTGGAATTTAGTAGGCTTAGTAATTACCGAGATTATAAGGTTATGTCAAGGCAGTCATATGACTGCCTTGCATGCAGTGAGCAATTAACTCAGGATGAGTTCTTTAACGATACGCGCACCGAAGTAGGAAAGTGACAGCAGGAATGCACCACTGATGGTGTAAATAACCGCAGTTCTGATGCGGACACCTTTGGTGTATTGTTGCCATAGCATAGTGATGTAAACCAACCACGCCATCGATGACAACACGGCTTTATGACCTTGCGGACCTTTAAACAAACCATCCATAAAGATGAAGCCAGTGGCTAACGATAAACTCAGCAAAATCATGCCGATAATCACCAGATGATAGAGCTGACGTTCTACCGTCATCAGCGGCGGCATCACCGGAGATACCTTAAGTTGCTTAGACTTTAAGCGGTTTTGAATAAACCACAGTTGCACCGCATATAGAGCTGCAATCACTAAGGTGCTGTAGGCCATCAATGCCATCACTACATGCACCAACACTTCTGGGTTTTCCCCAAAATGGCGAATGTATTGCGGTGGTACTAACCACAATAGCGCGACCGAAATAATCGCACAGGCGAAAACAACCGGCACCAAAATAATGGCTTTAACATGCTGCAGTACGATGGTGAAGGTGAGGGCAATAATCCAGCACACTAACGAAATCATATTAGTGAGACTTAAATTCTGACCATCTGCAGTAAATACCACGTTGTATAACGCAAGCGCATGACATACGACACCCACAGCGGCGAGCATCGCCACAGCTTTGCGATTGGGTCCATTGGGATGAAACAGTCGGCTTGTCACCAAAATCAGTGCTATGCCGTAGAAGACCATAGCAACGGCGGAAAATATGACCATCAGACGTTAACCTATCCTTATTGTCAGTAAAACTGTAGCGGGCATAGAAAATTGCGGTGATTAGAATAACATGAGGTAACGGTATATGGGCAGTGATGCAGACAACAAAATCGCTTGTCGATGAACGAATTAATGGTAAAAAACCTTAAATATTTGCCGCAAGACGAATCCAGCCTTTGTGAGAGTGGCATATTACTCTCGCCTCTATATAATAGCCCCCAGTACGAATTCTGAATCAATGTGAAGCACGTAGTATGTTTGAAAATCTCTCCGACCGCTTATCGCGCACGCTGAAAAATATCAGTGGTCGCGGCCGTCTTACTGAAGACAACGTCAAAGAAACTCTGCGAGAAGTGCGCATGGCGCTGCTCGAGGCCGATGTCGCACTACCCGTTGTGAGAGAGTTTGTTAACAGCGTCAAAGAGCGCGCTGTTGGCCAGGAAGTCACCAAGAGCCTGACGCCAGGACAAGTCTTTATCAAAATCGTCCAAAGTGAGCTTGAAAAAGCGATGGGCGAGGCCAACGAAGCGTTAAATCTCGCTGCCCAACCGCCAGCCGTGTTGATGATGGCCGGTTTGCAAGGTGCGGGTAAAACCACCAGTGTTGCCAAACTGTCGAAATTTCTGCGTACGCGCCAGAAAAAATCAGTACTGGTCGTAAGTGCTGACGTCTATCGTCCTGCCGCGATCAAACAGTTGGAAACCTTGGCGCAAGAAGTGGAAGTCGAATTCTTCCCATCTGATGTGAGCCAAAAGCCAGTGGATATCGCCACTGCTGCTATCGCCCATGCAAAGCGCAAATTTATTGATGTGGTGATTGTTGATACCGCAGGTCGCTTACATGTTGATGAAGCGATGATGGACGAGATCAAAGCACTGCATGCTGCGGTTAAGCCAGTCGAAACCCTGTTTGTGGTTGACGCCATGACAGGTCAAGACGCCGCTAACACTGCGAAAGCGTTTAACGATGCGTTGCCGCTAACCGGCGTTATTCTGACCAAAGTCGACGGTGATGCGCGCGGTGGTGCTGCGTTGTCCATTCGCCATATCACTGGTAAACCTATCAAGTTCTTGGGTGTGGGTGAAAAGACCGACGCATTGGAGCCTTTCCACCCGGACCGTATCGCTTCGCGAATTCTTGGCATGGGTGACGTGCTGTCGCTGATTGAACAAGTTGAGCGCGGGGTTGACCAGGAGAAAGCACTTAAGCTGGCGTCTAAAGTGAAATCCGGCGGTAGCTTCGATTTAGAAGATTTTCGCGATCAGCTGCAGCAGATGAAAAACATGGGCGGCATGATGAGCATGATCGAGAAGATGCCCGGTGTTGGTAAATTGCCGCCAGATGCGATGGCACAATTACAAGGTGGCAAGATGACTGGCCAATTAGAGGCTATCATTAACTCAATGACACCTGCTGAACGTCGTCAGCCTGATATGATCAAAGGCTCGCGCAAACGCCGTATTGCCGCAGGTTCTGGCACCCAGATCCAAGACGTAAATCGTCTGTTGAAGCAGTTTACCCAGATGCAAAAGATGATGAAGAAAATGTCATCTAAAGGCGGGATCAGTAAGATGATGCGTGGTTTAGGTAGCATGATGCCACCGGGAATGAAATTCCCCGGTCGCTAATCCGCACCCACACAGCCCGCAACGCGGGCTGTTGCTTATTTAAAATACATTGAATTTCCTAGGCTATCGGGTTGCATTCAGCAGAAACTTAGGTAAAATTCTCCGGCTTTCTATCTGGGACTCTTTGCGAACACGGAGTTCCAGTTTTTATTTTGCTAGTAAGCAAATCAATTGAGGAACTAGAACGCATGGTTACCATTCGTTTATCTCGTGGCGGCTCTAAAAAGCGCCCATTTTACAACATCGTTGTTGCTGACAGCCGTAACGCTCGTAACGGTCGTTTCATCGAACGTGTAGGTTTCTTCAACCCACAAGCTCGTGGTCAAGAAGAAGCTCTGCGTGTTGATCTGGATCGTGTACAACACTGGATCGCTACTGGCGCATCTACCAGTGACCGCGTTGCGTCACTGATCAAAGAAGCTAGCAAAGCTGCTGCTTAATTGGTCAAAGGTATAGACGATGAGCAGTAACCCCGAACCAGTCGTACTGGGCAAAATTGGCGCTCCTTATGGTGTCAAAGGCTGGGTGAAAATCACCTCCTATACCGAATCTGTTGAAGGTATTTTTGACTATTCTCCTTGGTTGTTAAACCGTCAGGGAGCATGGACTGAAGTTAAACTACTTAAGTGGCGTTGGCACGGTCAGGCAGTTGTTGCCTTACTCGATGGTGTTGAAAGCCGCGAACAAGCTCAGGTACTGACTCATTGCGAGATAGGTATCGAAGCAGAGCAAATGAAATCGCTGCCAGAAGATGAATTCTATTGGCGTGATTTGATTGGCTGTGAAGTAGTC
Proteins encoded in this region:
- a CDS encoding SoxR reducing system RseC family protein, translated to MMEQVGKVISTDADGWVRVEVQMKSACSHCSQSDSCGTSAISKAFNPRVQQFSLPTNEHYAIGTLLKLGLPESVILKAAALVYLLPLIGLFIGGVLGSGIAASLDINLDATSALFAVIVALLAWRYGKYRAVLMEQSAQPVILANLGCAIATDGVNCHS
- a CDS encoding MucB/RseB C-terminal domain-containing protein, with product MRAVILLLIAFVAPVFAQEQLTAEAWLDNMSQALHQKQFKASIIELEADQIRPIIYMHGVVNNTEVAFLEHLNGLKRNAVRVGDTVTYLEHEQQVYSIHADRIPGIMPDAFAGNTAELVDGYQLVLGGRSRLAGRVGQMVRLMPKDEYRFAVVVWIDTESYLPLRYDIITQDNKLLEQLMVVELFIADETPSLLEDAFKQTWPAAMSPSEREDGQNWQFDWLPAGFKVIVRDSHRLFNSKEAVEYVALTDGISSISVYVARIGEAPLPEELITRDGIAMATRQVANQYEVVAIGKVPKATLVRIADSIRLQ
- the recO gene encoding DNA repair protein RecO, with the translated sequence MQRGYLLHSSAYRENSQLVRLLVDNLGRVDAVVRVGSGKRSLKSVLQPFQPLLFELSGHSDLRNMQQVESASPAVPLSGDALYAGMYLNELLMRTLSVHQSGENLFLPYHRTLLQLAHEFAEPTLRYFEVTLMQDLGCMPSLNHDASGELIATDTQYRYLIESGFIRGEGRYSGAMLARLATESLRDDDLVGAKHLTRTLLAPLLGEKPLVSRQLFAGRKR
- the lepA gene encoding translation elongation factor 4, yielding MKNIRNFSIIAHIDHGKSTLSDRLIQVCGGLTDREMAEQVLDSMDLERERGITIKAQSVTLDYHAKNGETYQLNFIDTPGHVDFSYEVSRSLAACEGALLVVDAGQGVEAQTLANCYTALDMDMDVVPILNKIDLPQAEPERVIAEIEDIVGIEAKDAVRCSAKTGVGVDEVLEVIVAQIPPPEGDPDAPLQALIIDSWFDSYLGVVSLVRIKHGILRKGDKFKVMSTGQTHNADRVGIFTPKQTDKTELKTGEVGFVIAGIKEIHGAPVGDTLTLAKNGADKPLPGFKKVKPQVYAGVFTISTDDYESFRDALNKLSLNDASLQFEPETSSALGFGFRIGYLGLLHMEIIQERLEREYDLDLITTAPTVEYEVELTNGDVVYVDNPSELPPLSNIEEIREPIVEANILVPKDYLGNVITLCIEKRGVQKNMVYHGNQVALTYHIPAAEVVMDFFDRLKSTSRGYASLEYNFVYFQAADMVRLDVLINGDRVDALAMILHRENVRHRGLALVEKMKELIPRQMFDIAIQAAIGSQVVARSTVKALRKDVTAKCYGGDVSRKKKLLQKQKEGKKRMKQLGNVEVPQEAFLAVLKLNE
- a CDS encoding HlyC/CorC family transporter; the encoded protein is MDDISTSALLIILALLLVISAYFSGSETAMMTLNRYRLRHLAGDGHSGAKRAQQLLDRPDRLIGLILIGNNLVNIFAAQLAAIIGARLLNGVVGEQAALTISGLVLTFVILIFAEVTPKTLAALHPEPIAFPASLPLKWLLITMLPVVKMMNWITSAMLRLFGIKSIKTSDALSQEELRTVVHEAGALIPRRHQEMLLSILDLGKVAVEDIMVPRNELYAINVNDDFKSINKQIINSPYTRVLLYRDTIDDAVGFVHMRDALRLQAKEQFTKSSLLRAVKELYFIPEGTPLNVQLANFQKNKEHLGLVVDEYGDIQGLVTLEDILEEIVGDFTTSMIDAPSDDITPQTDGTLVIDATINIRDLNKEMGWDFPTDGPKTLNGLILEYLEDIPSANTCLRLAGYPIEIIEVSDNMVKNVRVMPEFYDPTQR
- the acpS gene encoding holo-ACP synthase translates to MAILGLGTDIVELARFENMSEAGLQRLAKRVLTPTELTVFEQHARPARYLAKRFAVKEAASKALGTGIGNGISFQHFESSNNSLGAPQLVFCGEAKQRLPLHANVWVSISDEKHYAVATVIIDG
- the lepB gene encoding signal peptidase I; protein product: MAAYFSIFLVIVTLASGIIWMLDAWLLAPKRRASLTAAESQTAGLSDENKAHMLREPAIVETAKSIFPVIAFVTILRSFLWEPFQIPSGSMMPTLLVGDFILVEKFSYGIKDPVWRAKLVDTGEPERGDIFVFKYPLDPTIDYIKRVVGLPGDRIIYRNKQLYIQQACKEGQSPCPQPEQISHSEVSRGDFLQDGIPLMRYHEQLGDVNHDILINPLRPEPTAYYYQQPGTAEGEYLVPEGMYFAMGDNRDNSTDSRFWGFVPEANLVGKAVCIWISFEFNRKPDDVLPHWVPSGVRFNRIGGLE
- the pdxJ gene encoding pyridoxine 5'-phosphate synthase encodes the protein MGRILLGVNIDHIATLRQARGTNYPDPVHAAAVAEHAGAEGITLHLREDRRHITDRDVYVMAKTLKTRMNLEMAVTEEMLDIACEVKPVYCCLVPEKREELTTEGGLDVAGQLDKMTAAVKRLSDVGIKVSLFIDADKTQIDAAVKVGAPVIEIHTGHYADATTDEVAAKELARITEMAAYAHQQGLVVNAGHGLHYHNVKPIAAIPELHELNIGHAIIARAAIDGLAKAVADMKQLMLEGRRGE
- the era gene encoding GTPase Era translates to MSKTPQMPENEPSLDDLLAKLNQNDESPQYDVTYCGMVAIVGRPNVGKSTLLNRLLGQKVSITSRKPQTTRHRIMGIHTDGDSQIVFIDTPGLHMEEKRAINRLMNRAAASSIADVAMVIFVVDGLAWTADDEMVLNKLRRGASERKTVLAVNKVDFIKDKEALFPHLEALQQKFAFDEILPISAKTGTNVAKLLQLAKECLPESVHFFPEDYITDRSQRFMASEIVREKLMRFLGDELPYDATVEIEQFKMMENGVYQINALILVERDGQKRMVIGKKGERIRTIATEARMDMEKLFDNKVFLEVWVKVKSGWADDERALRSLGYGED
- the rnc gene encoding ribonuclease III is translated as MEPIKNIGRLCRTLGYSFKDESLLLQALTHRSAANNHNERLEFLGDSILSIIISDALYHQFPKATEGDLSRMRASLVRGDTLAKIAKEFKLGDYLTLGPGELKSGGFRRESILADAVEAIIGAIYLDSELETVRGLLLGWYQQRLEEIKPGVNQKDAKTQLQEFLQGDKKPLPEYEVVLVEGEAHNQRFKVECRVQDLSDVVIGEGSSRRKAEQQAAAQALELLKK